In Salvelinus alpinus chromosome 32, SLU_Salpinus.1, whole genome shotgun sequence, the sequence TAGAGGgcaacagtaaaactactgttactgtctgtgtgtttgcaATGATAGATATATAATTGTGGTCCTCAAGGATCCGTTTTGGGCCCAATACTCTTTTCCCCGCATGCTATTTGTTTCATACCTCGTCTTCCCAGACCAGGTATATGACCTCACAGTCGTCGTCCCACCAGGGTTGGTCAAACTCCACAAAGATCTTGTTGTTGGTTCCAAAGCCCATCCTCTGAACAGAGTGCAGCttgtggaggggtagaggaggggagagtagGGTACCATGATGCTTCTTCAGATAACCTGATAAAATAATAGTAGATATTATtaggtacactgaacaaaaatgtaaacacttCATGTAAAACgcattggtcccatgtttcatgagctgaaataaaagatcccagaaatgttccaatcGCACATTATGcaaatttctctcaaattgtgtgcacaaatttgtttacatccctgttagtgagcatttctcctttgccaagataatcaggaagctgattaaacagaatgaccattacacaggtgcaccttgtgctgcggacaataaaaggccactaaaatgtgaagTTGTCAAATACAATGCCACAGTCTCAAGTTctgagggagcgtgtaattggcatgctgactgcaggaatgtccaccagagctgttgacagataATTTAAATGTAAATTTTTCTATCATAAGcagcctccaatgtcattttagagaacttgccagtatgtccaaccggcctcacaaccacagaccacgtgtaaccatgctagcccaggacctccacatccggcttcttcacctacgggatcgtctgagaccagccacccagacagctgatgaaactgggggtTTGCGGAACCAAAGAATTTCCATACAAaatgtcagaaaccgtctcagggaagctcatctgcgtgctcgtcgtcctcaccatggtcttgacctgactgcagttcagcgtcgtatccgacttcagtgggcaactGCTCCCCTTCGATggacactggcacgctggagaggtgtgctcttcacggattaatcctggTTTCAGCTGTACCggcttgctgatgtcaacgttgtgaacagagtgcctaaTGGTGGCGGTGAGATTATggtgtgggcaggcataagctatggacaacgaacacaatagcattttatcgatggcaatttgaatgcgcagagataccatgacgagatcccgaggcccattgtcgtgccattcatccgcctccatcacctcatgttttagcatgttcatgcacggccccatgtcgcaaggatctgtacacaattcctggaaactgaaaatgtcccagttcttccatggcctgcatattcaccagacatgccacccattgagcatgttcgggatgttctggatcgacgtgtacgacagcgtgatcccgccaatatccagcaacttcgcacagtcattgaagaggagtgggacaacatcccacaatcaacagcctgatcaactctatgtgaaggagatgtgacGTACTGaggccaacagatgcatatctggactgatttccttatatgaactgtaactcagtaaaatctttgaaatggctGCATTTATGTTTTTTATACAGTGTAGTTATTGTTCTAAAAAATTGtaaatgagaggagaagagagaagagtgaCATGGCATGGTGCCTCTTTAGGAAGCCTGGCAGCACAGAAAACTCAGACTTCCAGTTGTTTGAGAAGGTAAGGTCACAATGTTTGTTACTGGTTATAAAAGGTTAATGTTTAGAAACTTAGAAGAGATGTCATAAAATGTAATATAAGAGAACATTTTAACAGTAGTCATttgacatctgtgtgtgtgtgtgtgtgtgtgtgtgtgtgtgtgtgtgtgtgtgtgtgtgtgtgagacctacCGAGAGGGACAGTGAGGATGACGTGGTCCGCTGggattctctctccatcttcacaCTCCACCACTACAGggtactctctccctcctttcctcaacACCCTCTGCCAGTGGACACAGCTGACTGGTCGATGGTAGGAGACTACCCCAGTAGGAAGCTCGTTCATCAAGTTGGTGATTAACCCTTCATAACCTCTGAAAGAGACAGAACAACAGTCTAGTCAAGCCACGCGCACAGCGGTAAACGGAGAGAAGTGCAATCGATGTCTatacacacacgtgcatgcacagacacacacgcagacagcaGAAGGATTTTTTGACAGCCTAATTTCGATATTTTTATGCTTGGAATTTACGacatttggtaggctatttgttactCAACTTGTTTagaattagatacatgcagcttctcttcggTCATTACTTGTTGCCCTAGAATACTTAATAAAgccttgctcaccagaataaaGTCATTAATAGAAGAAATGTATCAATAATTTAGCTGACAtctgtaaagttatttttttaacgtTTAGAGACCGGGGAGAAACTGCAATAACCCGTGAAAGATTCTCTGTAAAacttccaaatgacatcagtttgaccggttttaTGAAAAGCTGTGAAAAAGATCCAACAAGATTCGGATATTTCAGTTGGTCTTAGAAGCAGATTTTATGTGGTTAAAATAGCCTACTGTCAGCTTTATTTCTCTGAAAAAGATAGCACGTTTGCACCGTACTTAACGGTCCAttcgcattctctcaagatgctgaaataaatgcatcatatttctccactcctgttccagaGACAAAATTAAtatttggtgtatcattttacaGCAAGAAACGCTTCTTGCAGTAAAATAATACACCAAATGTTAATTTTGTAGCCTAATATTATATTAGGCtacatgtgagaggttataggagTACAGTCattgtccagatttcagttactattccatttaaccccCAGCCGCACCCCTACTTTCCCCCATCCCTGCGGGCACACACAAACTGACCGGGGGAAGGTGCAGTCCAATCCAGGCAAGGTTTTGTACAGTCCAAAGGCTCCCAGGCCCAGCGTGTCCAGAGTGTGTGTTCCATTCACACAACACTCCCCCTTCAGCAGAGTACTGATcaaagacagacggacagactgaCAGGACAGACTGTCACCTTGCCACCGCTCTGCTGCACGCTgacgcacctacacacacacacgcacatttaACAGGCAGacaggtatatacagtggggagaacaagtatttgatacactgccgattttgcaggttttcctacttacaaagcatgtagaggtctgtaatttgtatcataggtacacttcaactgtgagagacggaatctaaaacaaaaatccagaaaatcacattgtatgatttttaagtaattaatttgcattttattgcatgacataagtatttgatacatcagaaaagcagaacttaatatttggtacagaaacctttgtttgcaattacagagatcatacgtttcctgtagttcttgaccaggtttgcacacactgcagcagggattttggcccactcctccatacagaccttctccagatccttcaggtttcggggctgtcgctgggcaatacggactttcagctccctccaaagattttctattgggttcaggtctggagactggctaggccactccaggaccttgagatgcttcttacggagccacttcttagttgccctggctgtgtctttcaggtcgttgtcatgctggaagacccagccacgacccatcttcaatgctcttactgagggaaggaggttgttggccaagatctcgtgatacatggccccatccatcctcccctcaatacggtgcagtcatcctgtcccctttgcagaaaagcatccccaaaaaatgatgtttccacctccatgcttcacggttgggatggtgttcttggggttgtactcatccttcttcttcctccaaacatggcgagtggagtttagaccaaaaagctctatttttgtctcatcagaccacatgaccttctcccattcctcctctggatcatccagatggtcattggcaaacttcagacgggcctggacatgcgctggcttgagcagggggaccttgcgtgcgctgcaggattttaatccatgacggcgtggtgtgttactaatggttttctttgagactgtggtcccagctctcttcaggtcattgaccaggtactgccgtgtagttctgggctgatccctcaccttcctcatgatcattgatgccccacgaggtgagatcttgcatggagccccaggccgagggtgattgaccgtcatcttgaacttcttccattttctaataattgcgccaacagttgttgccttctcaccaagctgcttgcctattgtcctgtagcccatcccggccttgtgcaggtctacaattttatccctgatgtccttacacagctctctggtcttggccattgtggagatgttggagtctgtttgattgagtgtgtggacaggtgtcttttatacagctaacgagttcaaacaggtgcagttaatacaggtaatgagtggagaacaggagggcttcttaaagaaaacctaacaggtctgtgagagccggaattcttactggttggtaggtgatcaaatacttatgtcatgcaataaaatgcaaattaattacttaaaaatcatacaatgtgattttctggatttttgttttagattccgtctctcacagttgaagtgtacctatgataaaaattacagacccctacatgctttgtaagtaggaaaacctgcaaaatcggcagtgtatcaaatacttgttctccccactgtaggtatataggtatacggtgtgtgtgtgtgtgtgggcgcatGTTGCGTGACGTACCTCTGTCCTTATGAACTCCCCAACACTGCTGTACGGTTCTCCTCCCTGTTCGCtgaactctcctccctcctccaacaCCTCAGCAAACAGCTCTACAGCAGGACCCGTCAGCTCTGGAGTCAGCTTATGACCTGGTAGAAACATAACACAATGTTAACGAACTACTGACTAGCTAAGTTAGACTTTGTATGAGCAAATGGTTTTTCTATGGGGTTCATACATTGACTGACAAAAACAAAAGAAGAGAACGGAGAGCGCATCCACAGTTTGGTCTGTCGCTTGCACATATGCAACTCATGTTAGCCCAACTCATTTGAACTTTTGACGGACAAAAACTGACTGGGTGACGTAATATTACATTTTCATCCATTAAAATCAGTCTCTGCCTGGCCCAACTTTTTACCGGAGCTGGAGAACCAGTTTGGTACCCATGGTGGGTGACCTCCTATAGCCAGGTCCTGGTTCTCCGGAGTCAGGCTCTCTGGGTCCAGCAGGCTGTACTGTCTGGACAGACAGAACACTGGGTTAGCCTCCGACGGACCATGGATCCAGTTAGCACCA encodes:
- the paox gene encoding peroxisomal N(1)-acetyl-spermine/spermidine oxidase; its protein translation is MALRHGLDSQIVIVGCGISGIGAALKLTKHGFRNVRILEATGRSGGRIKTGKMGNNIIEIGANWIHGPSEANPVFCLSRQYSLLDPESLTPENQDLAIGGHPPWVPNWFSSSGHKLTPELTGPAVELFAEVLEEGGEFSEQGGEPYSSVGEFIRTEVRQRAAERWQGDSLSCQSVRLSLISTLLKGECCVNGTHTLDTLGLGAFGLYKTLPGLDCTFPRGYEGLITNLMNELPTGVVSYHRPVSCVHWQRVLRKGGREYPVVVECEDGERIPADHVILTVPLGYLKKHHGTLLSPPLPLHKLHSVQRMGFGTNNKIFVEFDQPWWDDDCEVIYLVWEDESDLVDQVSDVERLWIKKLFGFTVLKPTERYGHVLCGWIAGHESEFMETLPEQDVTHSITHLIRRFTGNPTITPRRVLRSQWFHDPWTCGSYTYTATGTSLQDIHNLAEPLPQQGEQPLQVLFAGEATHPSFFSTVHGALLTGWREAGRLISHYSAPSTFQPTRSKL